The Meriones unguiculatus strain TT.TT164.6M chromosome 14, Bangor_MerUng_6.1, whole genome shotgun sequence sequence tttgttttttgttttcctttttaatttattcttctctcatatactacatcctgactgcagtcttctctccctctcctcccctagTCTCTACCTCTTTGTCCCCTTTTCCCCACATCTACCCTTTCTTaacctcccctcagaaaagagcaggcctcccagagacATGAACCAAACATAGCATATCAGGCTACAATAAGACAGACACATATGCTCGCATCAAGGCTGGACGACGCAACCCAGcaagaggaaaagggtcccatgggtaggcaaaagagtcagaaacaacCCCCGCCCTCACTGTTAGGACTCCTACCAGAACACCAAGCTAGAACCGTAACATAGATGCAGGGGACCCAGGTCAGagccatgcaggctccctgatctctgcGAGCCCACTTGGGTCccggtcagttgattctgtgggctgtgttcttgtggtgtccttgacccctctggctcctacagccctttcttcccctcctctgcAGGACTCCTGGAGCTCTGCCTATTATGTGGctatgtgtctctgcatctgcagACCAAGCCCTCTTGgtggaatcttttttttatttttagacaggatccctctatgtagccctggctgtcctggatctctctgtgtagaccaggctggtctcaaactcaagagatctgtctgcctttacctacagagtgctgggattaaaggtgtgtgtcactacacCTGGCAATTGATGCCCTGAccttgagccaaaataaatcctctcTCCCCTAAGTTACTCCTGTTATGATTTGATCacaacaataagaaaactaaTTACTCCAGCATTACCATAATCGTGCCAGCTCTGTTTATCTTTGATTATGCTTTTTTTGGCTTAAGAAACATTTCTCAGTTAATTGGGGTTGTTAtaagtttccttcctttctttcctccaggcCCCTTGGAGGTGTTTTTTGAAGTTGGGGATGGCTGGGCGAATTGCTTTGATCACTGAACTGTGCACAGAGCTGATAATATCACTTCTGAGCCCTGATAAGAAGACCCAGGGATCCAGTCATGTGTGCCTAGCATGCCCTTATCCTGCCTTGGTACTTGTGGGAGAATGTTCTGTGTTGGTGCCCAGCATTCTGCATCCAGGGTTGTCTGAATCAGGCACAGAGAAGAAATaagccccccgcccccgcccaccGACTCCCTTCTTGCTCTGATGCTAAATATTCTCCTGAATTTTAGTAATAATTTtgggagttaattttttttttacatttaaccTTTAATTTCTTCAGGATAATACTTGTTATGGGGGTCCGCTTAGATCCAACGTAATTCAAATACCAGGTCAATGCAGGTGACAAAAATTATTTGTAATTCAGTTATTACTAAAGGATCAGGAGTGAAGAACAGACTTGAGAGCTGAACTGCAACAAAAAGCCAGACTATCACGGGACATTTAAGTTTGCCAAGTTACTGTTCCATTTTTTCCACCAATCAGGATAGGAGTTGGTTCTTCACCTAGGAACATGAACTTCTTTGACCCtaccagcaagatggagaagctgTCCTTGAGATGGCAGGACTCAAACAACCATCTCCTGaaaacagaagctgttcagctattgggaagtccccagctcccctagggcctgggaccttgaacttagtttccTCCTACAACTGAATAGGATCTGAAAACAAAATTGCTTTGAACAATTTCCTTACGCTCCTTCTAACACTCTTATGTATGGTAAGAGACAGCCAGTTTAGCTGAGAGATCAAACTGGATGTCAGTAGTGGCTCCAGAGCCAGGCAACATCCTTACCTCACAAAGCAGAATGAGGACACTGAGCAGAGAAAGTTGGGTTTAGAGGCAAGAAAGAGCCGGTCAGATGGGGCCTCGCACGGGAACGTGGTCCCAGAGGTTTTACACGAATATTACTTAACGGGTACACGTAGAGATCTGAGAGCCAGTTGTCCTCATCCATTTAATATTCTTTTCCACCGTGAGGTTCAAGGGCCACCCATGTCATGCACTCCCTGTCTGTGCCCGCATGGTTCATTTTCCTGACTATATCTCCAACGGGTTTCTTTCCTTTGGTTTCGTTTGTTTTGTTAGCCATTTTGCttccctttttgagacagggtttctctctgttgtcctggctgtcctagaattcattctgtagaccaggctggccttgaactcacagatccacctgcctctgactaccaagtgctgggattaaaagtgtgtgccaccaacacCCAGTGTCTCCAGTTTTTTTGTTGCTTtgatttggtttttggtttttcgagacagggtttctctgtgtagccttggctgtcctggacttgatttgtagaccaggcttacgaattcacagagatccccctgcctctgcctcccaagtgttgggagtacaggtgcgcaccaccaatattttttgttgttgctgggtttttcattttgttttgtttgggttgtttttgtttttgtttttgagatctcactgtgtagctctggctggctgagaacttgctacatagaccaggctggcctcaaactcctaagcttgacctgcctctgtctcctgagtgccaggactaAACGGGTGAGCCCCCACAACCAGCTCTCTAATGgtcattttgtttacttttgcaCCATTAAAACATTTGCTGTTGCTTACTGGCAGACAAGACAGGAATTTCTTCAGGCATGGCTAATGGGGAAGGGGAGTAAGGGGGACTTTGTTCCCTTGGGATCAACCCGCCCTGGTGAGTGCAGGACACACACTTTAATCATAGCCAAGTGTCGGTGGGCAGTAATTTGGAGTAGTGATAAGTTCCACAGTGTTAGGTTTCAGTAAGCTCTTTGAAGCCTTGAATGTTGTAGTAGGCCTCCCTGAAAGGATCCCGCCCTTCTTCCCATCCCCTTAGAGAGACACTCAAGTCCTTGCCCTTTGGCCTCCCTTCAACTCCCAGACCCACACGCTGCAGGCAGAGGAGGGCTACGGCTCATCAGGAGGGAGCAGCGGAACCAGGAGACAGACCATCACCTCAAGGAGCCCGAATGCACGGCTCTCTCCGGTTCctgaagaggagaagagaaagattgCCACATGAGATCTCTCAAGACATCGGTATCTTCCCCAAACAGCCAGAACTTTACCTCCAGCTCAAAACCCAAGAGAGGAGGTACGAGATAGCGGGGATGCCTGGCTGGACTCTCCCAGCATCCTTGACATTCCTCAAGTGCCCAGATACCAGGAAAGTGAGCAAACCCACGGATCCTGCCTTCCAGGGTTCTGTGCTCTAAGACACTGCCTGGTAAGAAAAGCCTTTCCTACCCAGACTCTTCCCTGGCCTTCTAGGGACACAACAGGCATTTCCCTCTTCACCCAAGAAGAGTTTCTTGGTCTGAACTTTCTGAAAGTCTGTTGTTAAAGCACTATGCATTCTTTCTATGTGGAAACCAGAGCTTACCTGTGGCTCTCAGCCTGCCTAGATAGAGCATGGCACACATGGCCCAAATGGGCAGCATCTTTCTTGCAGGACTGTGCCCTGGGTAGTAGGTATCATCTCTTTGGGCTTCATCCAAATTCAAATTTTCTCTATGTAAAATCATAAAGTCCCTGTGGTTGCTTTCTGTAGTTCCACTTCTACCTCCAAAGACTTCTCATGTTTCCAGAAACCCTTCAGAGTGTAAGGACTAATTAGATCTAGGCTGTCTCTGTACCCAGTAGTCTAACTGCAACTCACTTCAGATTGGCTGTTTGGCCTCTAAGTCAAACTCAACTTCCTGAAACAACATTTAGTGGTGCCTAGATGTAAGGCTAGACATTGTGCAGATCCTGAGTGGTGGGTGATAGGAGACAAGCTCTCTGAACTGTAAGAGAGGGATTTTCCTGTGTCTAGCCATCATCAATATGAATTTGGATCAGATGGCTGAGGTGCGAACAGGGTTCTTCATAGGTGGAAACAAAAGCCATTTGCTGAACAATATCTACATGCCAAGTAATATATTTTGAATGCTTCTCTTTTAATTCTCAAAGCGACAATACTAGAATATTTAGTTAGTTGTGTATTTATCTTTcgaatggggaaactgaggcacagagagttGCTAACTGGCCAAGAGGCACAGAGCTAGTGATGTTTAAGCCAAAGTACCATTGAATCTGACTCCAAACCGATGCCAGAGAGTGTGGTGCAGTAATTTTCTCTGGAAGTATTAAGGAAGGATTACTATGATAAATGACTCTGCCTCCAAAGGTAATCACCATACTATATCACCACACTATATCACCACACTATAATCGGTGAAGTCTTTGCTTGCATTGAATAAGATATCTGTCAAAGAGAGAACTCAGGCCACAAAGAATGATTAGTACACAGGCACAGAGACCCCCCAAACACGGGGCAGCTTCGGTTTGAAAGACGATAAAGAGCTGCTGGCGGCACTTTTCACTcatcctgaggctggccctgGTGATAGCTTTTTCCTGATGTCCTCACTGTTTCCAGTCATTTCTGACGCACCTTCCCTGAGGTATATGCCCCTTCACACAGCAATGCTGCCCTTCAGCATTCCAGGCACCCTCGCCATGTGCATGGTCTAGGCAGGCTGTACACCTTCTGAGGGAGGACCCCCCTTCCATTTCATGACGTCCTCAACCAGCTCCACCTCTAACACAGACCCAGACTCACCCGAGCTTCTCAAATGGCAGATGTCTATTTCAGTAGAACCGTTATAGAAGCAATTGAAGttgctcttctttctttgggGGGAGGCCAGAGAAATTTTGTTGTACCCATTTTCATTTCGTGTTATGGTGACTTCCTGATATACTTCATAGCCTGGAATTAACACTTCCTCTTCACGAGGGAAGGAGGAGATGTCTTTGATATCAACCCCCAAGCAGGTGTTGATGGTAAACAGTGTCCCACGATCACTGCAAAATTCTGGAGAAAGAGCTACGCTCTTAGCCATAGTTGAGGAAGCGAACTGCCCAAATCGCACAGAGCCCTTCTCTCTGTAATTAAACTTGGTCTTAGTACCTCGGTAAACTGTGAAACAATTCTGGTTGCTCAGAAGCTGAGGAGCTCTTGTTAGGTAGTAGTGGAAGGCTTTGTAATAGAAGTTAGCTGGGTTTGTCTTGAATGCTCTAACAGCTCTGTTAAAATCTTTGGCAAGATTCCCAGTGTAAGTTACTAAAGCTATTCCATGGACGTCATGGAAACCTTCGGAATAATTCCTTCTATTTTTTATCGTCTCCCATTGCTGCTCTGCCCTTTCCCACTCAAGTTTTAATTGCTCGTTCATGCTGAAGTCTTCTTGTAATAGCTGGGGTGCCTTTTCGTCCATTTCTTCCACACAGCCCTCATACTGATCATCAAATGCATTGGGAGCCATGTCTAGCATGGCGAGCTCTGTCAGGCCAGTCACCTGAAAGAAAGACGTGGGGGCCTCTGTTACTAGCTAAGTTTGCTAAGTTCCTGGCATGTGCTGGGTGCTGGAGCCTGCAGCATGAGATGTCTCTgttcaatcatttttttttagtcAGCATACAAGATGACAGGCCTCATCATGACCTTTTCATACCTGTCTACCATTTCATAGTATTCATATTCACCCCATACAATCCTCTGCCCTTACTGATATTATTCTTACATTACTTCTTCAAGATTCATGCTCTCTCACATCCTCTAGCCACAGACTCAGCCCTGGAAACTGTAATATCGCAAAGACGTGGGCAGGGGAAAGCAAGGTCAACAGGATGTGGGTTAAGATTCTTACCTGCTGGGTTAGCCACCAAGTTAGGAGGACTCTGTGAACTTTTGATGTCATCTTCAAGTTCAAAAACAGCTGCAAGCAAATATAAGACAGTGAGGGAGGGGTACACACAGTGGTTTAACAGCCTGTTGGTGGGTCAGCTCCGGGTTAATGGCTGACTCTCTCACTTCACCCCCGAGGTCCAAGCTCCTGCTCACGCTGCTCCCAGAATGGCTTATCAGGACTCTGGTACCAGATGTGCTCGGATGCTTCCCAGAGAAGTGACTGACCCCCCTCTCCACAGTAAGGAGCTACTGCCAATCAGTCCTGGGAACACTCAGAGATATGTTGCACAGGGGTTGCCAATGAGAAACAGGTCATATTTTAGCAGATCTGTCACAGGCTCTGATGTCTCACTTTGCACAAATGCATAAACTCTTGTCCGTGTTTGATCACCCTGTGGCTCCCATTCAGTGCAGTACCTCGGAATGTCTCCTAATGGTGTCAGTATTCCTGTGACTTGGATGTGGATGGTCTCCAGAGCCCCCCCCCCTCCCCGTGTGGCCATACGGAAGTGCTGAAACCTCTAAGAGGTGAGGAATACTGGGAAGTGGGAAGTGATCGGGTTCTGGATGGTTCAGAAGCTCTGTCTTGGAGGGTTCTACTCAGCTCTTGCAAGAGCAAGGCTGGCCTCAgcccctctgccttcctctctcgACATGTGTTCCCTTCTGCACATGGCAAGGGCTTCTCTGCCGCGTTGCGATTCTCCCAGGAAAGCCCTAACCAGCCAGCACTGCCATGTTATCTAGACCTTCCAGCTGAGAACTAAGTGAACCCTTACTTTATAAACTGTAGCATCAAGCACTTTGTGGAAGTAACAGAAGACACAAGCTGAggggtagctcagtgggtaacatACTTACTTGCAAACatagacctgagtttggtccccagagcCTCTGAGGGAAAAACAGGCTGTGGCTACACATAAAGAGCTTCTCTTTTAAAACTCATAATTAAAAAGGGATAAATAGCCAGGCGGTCATGGAGCaggcctttaacccagcactaaggaggcagaggcaggcggatctctgtgagatcaaggccagcctgatgtacagagCTTGTTCtgggacagacaaggctacacacacacacacacacaaagccctttCTAGAAATCCTCCACCCCACACACACTAAAAAGGATGTATAAAGAAGAGGATAGAAGCTAACATTAGCATGGAGCTGGGAGAAATACgagattaattaaaaatattcctgTTCTGGCCTGAAAACCCAAGTAATACATGAAGAAAAAGTCTGCATACACAGAAGAGACGGAGGTCAGTTGCATCCAGCAGTGCCTGGGAGGTAGGCTGTATGGTCCCGCTTTGCATTTTTTTAAGCTTCTAGAAACACTGACAGTCTCATGCCTGTCCTTCCTTTATCTAGACCTGACCCCATCTCCCTATAAGGACTCTTACCCAGAACTGACCTTCTGACTTTACTCCTTAAGTCACAGACACCCACTGCTACGCCCACTCCAGCTTCTTCAGGGACAGGGTTCAGACTCTGTACCTGAGCAGATGTCTGGCAGCTGGTCTCCGGCCTCTTCTAAAAGCCAGTGTTGCAGAAGGCAGTGCTGTGGCCCTTTTATCCTGGGGATGACTCGCTTTCACTTTCAGGTTAGAGGCAGCCATAGAGTTTGTGACTACTTAAATTAGGTAAATTGTTTTTGTTACACCACCTTGTCCATTGTCAGTctcctttttgttctgtttttttgtttgtttgtttgttttgttttgttttgttttttttaattttgcttttgtttgagacaaggtcctacTCACCCAGATTGGCCtctaacttgctgtgtagctgaggacaaCCTGAGCTCTTGAGCTCTTGATTCAAATCTAGATATATTGGTACTAAAATAGAACCCACACTCTCCTGCTGCTAAGGAATCACTTTACCAACCAAACTACACCCCTACCCTGCATCTTTTTCTTAGAGAGTTAGGGCTTTCTGTTATTCCCCACATAActgattggtgtgtgtgtgtgtgtgtgtgtgtgtgtgtgtgtgtgtgtgatgggggtgtgtatctgtatgtgtgtgtatgatatgtaGATACTGGAGAAGCAGAAGTTGGTTGATTCTTTGCCCTATATACCAGTTTTACAGATTACATGAAAGCCTgttgtggtggcccacacctttaatccagctcttgggaggctgaggcagaaggatctctgtgaatctgagaccagccaggtctacacagtgagatcctttaaacaaaacaaaaccaccaccaaaTTACCAGAGCCCTTGACGGGAATTGGGTAGAGGCGAAGAGAGCTGGCCAACTGTAAGGCTCCTTTTTGCATCCCTAGTTGTTCCTGGCTACGATTTTCTTGTATGCTGACTAGAGCATATGAGAAAAATGTAGACTTTAAAGTTTCCTCTGGGAACTACTTGCCTCTTTCAATCCTAGATCCTCATAATGAATCCATCATTTTCTTGGGTCCATAGACACAGCAACTAAGTGACATTTTTGATTAAAGAAAAATTCAGTAATGGTTCAGGTGGCCCAAAATCAGCCTCTTGTTCTATCATGTATagggaagattaaaaaaaaaaaagagagagagagagagtggctcCATCAAAATAATACCCTGAGACCTTTTGTGCATCCAGCTTTCATAACTGAACTTTCACATAAATAGAACTTGGAAGAGTATATGCTCATGCTGGTGTATATTTAGAGGGAAGTCACTTTCTCAGATCCTACAAGCGAGAGGATCTGAGAAActcatttcctcctcctttccccttttcccattcctccccttcctttttctctctgagacagggtcttgctatgttacCCTGGCTGGCCCAAATTACTCTCAAGCTTTCTCAGTGGATGAGACTATAGATATCATTTCTCCAGGCTCTAACTCTCTTTGTTCTAGATCTATCTGACAACCTTGACTCAACACACTTCTGTGCCTGAGCTTATTCTAACACCATTCTACAATCTTTATTGTTATACTGGACAAAACATATCATTGTTTGGTCCTGATCACTGATATTGAACTGAAGGCACGAAATCCCAGCGTCAGAGAAATGGCAACCGGAATGTTGTGCAAGCGTTCCCATGTGTGGGGACCGATGTGTCTGTAATTCCACTACTTGTGAGGTGAAGGCAGgtaggtcaggagttcaaggacagccctgACTGCATAGCAAGTTTGgaaccagcctggactacataagacactatctcaaaaacagaaaagagtggGGAGAAGGATGTTAAGAAAGGCTACTGTAGCAGGAAGATGCTCAAAGACTAAATCAAAAACCCCTCAGGTACAGGGTAGCCTTGGCACAGTCATGTGCCAAGACTGTGATAAAGAGGAAGGTGGCTGTGAAAAGAAAGAGGGGACAAATATGCCACGAGACCAACATTTAAAGATCGACATTCTGCATCAAGCATACCTTAACTGGTGGTGGGAGCCAGCCATGATTTGGGTGCTTATGCGCCTGGGTGAAGTCCAGGTGCTTCGGCGGTTCAGGCCTCTAGATTGTGAGAAGTTCACGCTGAATTTGGTTCAGTCCTAGTCTGTCTTAGTACCAGAACTTCTCATCAGCCTGTGCACCCCCTGGCTCGGAGAACCTGTCCTCTTACAACTCAGGGGAAggggaaggcagggaggagacTGTCTTGGTGGCAGTGTTCTCGAGGGCCAGCTGGTGCGTGTGTTTACGTgtggagaccagcctgagctgcatgcGCTTATGTTTACGTGTGGAGACCAGCCTGACCTGCATGCGTTCCCACAGATGAAGCATCTCAAGCATTAAGTgccaaaaaagaagaggagaaatacCCATGTGAAATGCTCCATTAA is a genomic window containing:
- the LOC110550800 gene encoding T-cell ecto-ADP-ribosyltransferase 2-like: MTSKVHRVLLTWWLTQQVTGLTELAMLDMAPNAFDDQYEGCVEEMDEKAPQLLQEDFSMNEQLKLEWERAEQQWETIKNRRNYSEGFHDVHGIALVTYTGNLAKDFNRAVRAFKTNPANFYYKAFHYYLTRAPQLLSNQNCFTVYRGTKTKFNYREKGSVRFGQFASSTMAKSVALSPEFCSDRGTLFTINTCLGVDIKDISSFPREEEVLIPGYEVYQEVTITRNENGYNKISLASPQRKKSNFNCFYNGSTEIDICHLRSSGTGESRAFGLLEVMVCLLVPLLPPDEP